The Streptomyces sp. ICC1 DNA window GCGAGCGCGGGGCCACCAGCAGCCGGCGGTAGGTCTCGCGGCGCGAGTAGCCGGACAGCCGGTTGAAGAGGTCGGAGAGGTCGGCGCCGACCTGGGAGTCGGCGGTGAGCAGGCCGAGGTCCTCGTAGAGCCGTGCCGTCTTGGGGTGGTAGTTGCCGGTGCCGACGTGGGAGTAGCGGCGCAGCGTGTCGCCCTCCTGGCGGACGACGAGCGAGAGCTTGCAGTGGGTCTTGAGGCCGACGAGGCCGTAGACGACGTGGCAGCCGGACTCCTCCAGCTTGCGCGCCCATTTGATGTTGGCCTGCTCGTCGAAGCGGGCCTTGATCTCGACGAGTACGAGGACCTGCTTGCCGGATTCGGCGGCGTCGATCAGGGCGTCGACGATCGGGGAGTCGCCGGAGGTCCGGTACAGCGTCTGCTTGATGGCGAGGACGTCCGGGTCGGCGGCGGCCTGCTCCAGGAAGGCCTGCACCGAGGTGGAGAAGGAGTCGTACGGGTGGTGCAGCAGCACGTCCCGCTCGCGCAGCGCGGCGAAGATGTCGGGCGCGGACGCGGACTCGACCTCGGCGAGGTCGCGGTGCGTGCCGGCGACGAACTTCGGGAACTTCAGCTCCGGGCGGTCCAGCGAGGCGATCCCGAAGAGCGCGGTCAGGTCCAGGGGACCGGGCAGCGGGTACACCTCGGAGGGGTTGACCTTCAGCTCCTGCACGAGGAGGTCCAGGACGCCGGGGTCGATGGACTCCTCCACTTCCAGGCGGACCGGCGGGCCGAAGCGGCGGTTCCTGAGCTCCTTCTCCAGGGCCTGCAGGAGGTTCTCGGCGTCGTCCTCCTCGACCTCGAGGTCCTCGTTGCGGGTCACGCGGAACATGTGGTGCGCGAGCACCTCCATGCCGGGGAACAGCTCCTCCAGGTGCGCGGCGATGACGTCCTCCAGGGGGACGTAGCGCTGCGGGGAGGCCTCCAGGAAGCGGGAGAGGAGCGGCGGGACCTTGACGCGGGCGAAGTGGCGGTGGCCGCTGACGGGATTGCGCACGACGACGGCCAGGTTCAGGGACAGGCCGGAGATGTACGGGAACGGGTGCGCGGGGTCGACGGCCAGCGGGGTGAGCACCGGGAAGATCTGGTTGCGGAACAGGGTGAAGAGGCGCGCCTGCTCCTTCTCGGTGAGGTCGGGCCACCGGATGAGGTGGACGCCCTCCTCGGCGAGCTGCGGGGAGATGTCCTGCTGGAAGCAGGCGGCGTGGCGGGCCATGAGCTCGCGGGAGCGGGTCCAGATGAGGTCGAGGACCTCACGGGGCTGCAGGCCTGAGGCCGAACGGGTGGCGACGCCGGTCGCGATGCGGCGCTTGAGGCCGGCGACGCGGACCATGAAGAACTCGTCGAGGTTGCTCGCGAAGATCGCCAGGAAGTTCGCCCGCTCCAGGAGGGGCGTCGTCGGGTCCTCGGCGAGCTCCAGCACCCGCTCGTTGAAGGCGAGCCAGCTGCGCTCCCGGTCGAGGAAGCGGCCCGCGGGCAGCTCACCGGTGTCCTTCTCGTCGTAGGCGTCCAGATCCGCGTCGAGATCCGGTTCCAGATCGACGTGCGGGCGGTGGGCGGCTATGGAGCCGAGGCGCGCGTGTGCGCCCGTGGCCGCGCGCGCGGCGACCGCCTCGGGCGTGGCGGCGGCGGCGGCCACGGACGCGGAGACGTCGGCGGCCGAGGGCGCGGACGGGGACGCGAACTTCTGCGGCGGCTGCTGGGAGGGGACCTCGGTGGGGCCTGCGCTGGGCTTGTGGCTCATGACTCCATTCTTCCGCGCACGCGGCAGGACAGGCGCGTCGGAAGTGTCGGCCGTCAGTCGGAGTCGGGGCTGCATGCGGTCAGCTTCGCGAGCGCGCGTGAATGGGTGGTTAATGGTGTGTGGCTTCCGGGGGCCGGGAGCGTGGCGGGGCCGGGGCCGGGGCCTGTCGGCCCGGGGCCCGCCCCGCAGCCCGGCCCTGGCTGCGCCGGGGCACCTGGGGCTGCGCCGGGGAGTCCCGGGCTGCGCCCGGGCACCTGGGGCTCCGCCCCGCACCCCGCGCCTCACACTCCCCCGGCTACCGCTGGGAGGTGCCCCCTGGCGGGGCTGGATCCGGCCGCGGGCCGGGGTTGGCCGGCGTGGCCGGGCTGGGTTCTGCCGTCGGGTGGAGTGCGGGCCGATCGGCTCGGGCCGCGCGGGGGTGCGGGACGGCAGGGGGTTCGGCGGGCACCGCCCTGCGCAACGCCGCCATCGCCGCGAACAGCACCCCCGCGAGCGACACGCTCAACCTCGCGCCCGGGTGCACGTACGGGCTGACCAGCGAGCTGCCGGCCTTCACGGCGCCGACGGTCG harbors:
- a CDS encoding RNA degradosome polyphosphate kinase, producing MSHKPSAGPTEVPSQQPPQKFASPSAPSAADVSASVAAAAATPEAVAARAATGAHARLGSIAAHRPHVDLEPDLDADLDAYDEKDTGELPAGRFLDRERSWLAFNERVLELAEDPTTPLLERANFLAIFASNLDEFFMVRVAGLKRRIATGVATRSASGLQPREVLDLIWTRSRELMARHAACFQQDISPQLAEEGVHLIRWPDLTEKEQARLFTLFRNQIFPVLTPLAVDPAHPFPYISGLSLNLAVVVRNPVSGHRHFARVKVPPLLSRFLEASPQRYVPLEDVIAAHLEELFPGMEVLAHHMFRVTRNEDLEVEEDDAENLLQALEKELRNRRFGPPVRLEVEESIDPGVLDLLVQELKVNPSEVYPLPGPLDLTALFGIASLDRPELKFPKFVAGTHRDLAEVESASAPDIFAALRERDVLLHHPYDSFSTSVQAFLEQAAADPDVLAIKQTLYRTSGDSPIVDALIDAAESGKQVLVLVEIKARFDEQANIKWARKLEESGCHVVYGLVGLKTHCKLSLVVRQEGDTLRRYSHVGTGNYHPKTARLYEDLGLLTADSQVGADLSDLFNRLSGYSRRETYRRLLVAPRSLRDGLISRIDKEAAHHRAGRPAYVRLKMNSIVDEALIDSLYRASQAGVPIDIWVRGICAIRPGVPGLSDNIRVRSILGRFLEHSRVFAFGNGGEPEVYIGSADMMHRNLDRRIEALVRVVDPGHRAALDRLLETGMSDATTSWHLGPDGEWTRHSTDSEGQPLRHVQEMLIDARRRRRGSAKP